A genomic window from Diospyros lotus cultivar Yz01 chromosome 2, ASM1463336v1, whole genome shotgun sequence includes:
- the LOC127794769 gene encoding uncharacterized protein LOC127794769, which yields MRGGAPWSGWQYREPVGKEFHGIKTFKVLWRDRHFGSRGVDDGAERWWEIVRQRFVGREPSWAEFRELFNANYFPSSVQDKKTYEFIELTQSNRMVAQYKEEFISLARFAPELRAHIIEKERSELRAVQAVARGSSSVRVRGNDKKKKGSPGFSGNVADIPPCTTCGKRHRGVCKACYSCRIVCHIPFSSTLLPYYLIVSTPGGVELVGSEVYRDCKIMVHDKELHRDLIILDIHDFDLILGIDWLSRHYAKVDCRCKVIHFELPQQPIITYRGIKPRSVTPMISVMKAKKLMRHGCEAYLAFVTMGKENDTELSDILVVREFPDVFPDELPGLLPPREVEFSIELMPGTQPISKVPYRMAPNELKELKVKLEELIEKGFVRLSASLWGAPVLFVRKKDGSMRLCVDYRQLNQVTLKNKYPLPRVDDLLDQLCGASVFSKIDLKSGYHHVRVREGDIQKTTFRTRYGH from the exons ATGAGAGGTGGAGCCCCATGGAGTGGATGGCAATACCGGGAGCCAGTTGGTAAGGAATTTCATGGCATTAAGACCTTCAAAGTTTTGTGGAGGGACCGACACTTTGGCAGCAGAGGAGTGGATGATG GAGCCGAGAGGTGGTGGGAGATAGTTCGACAGAGGTTTGTGGGTAGGGAGCCGTCATGGGCGGAGTTCAGAGAGCTTTTCAATGCTAACTACTTTCCATCTTCGGTTCAAGATAAGAAGACATATGAGTTTATTGAGCTGACACAGAGCAATAGGATGGTGGCGCAGTATAAAGAGGAGTTCATCTCTTTGGCACGATTCGCTCCTGAGTTG AGGGCACATATCATAGAGAAGGAGAGGAGCGAGCTAAGGGCAGTCCAGGCAGTAGCCAGAGGATCAAGTTCAGTCCGGGTGCGAGGCAAtgacaagaaaaagaagggatCACCGGGGTTTTCTGGTAATGTAGCTGACATTCCTCCCTGCACAACTTGTGGAAAGAGGCATAGAGGAGTATGTAAGGCGTGCTACAGTTGCAG GATTGTGTGCCACATTCCATTCTCTAGTACATTGCTGCCTTATTATTTGATCGTGTCTACACCGGGAGGAGTCGAATTAGTGGGGAGTGAAGTCTATAGAGACTGCAAGATTATGGTGCATGATAAGGAGTTACACAGGGATTTGATAATCTTAGACATACatgattttgatcttattttgggcATAGACTGGTTATCTCGACATTATGCTAAGGTGGATTGTAGATGTAAGGTTATCCACTTTGAGTTACCTCAGCAACCAATCATAACATATCGAGGCATTAAACCAAGGAGTGTCACTCCTATGATATCGGTGATGAAGGCTAAAAAATTGATGCGACATGGATGTGAAGCGTATTTGGCTTTTGTGACCATGGGTAAGGAGAACGATACAGAATTGTCAGACATTCTTGTAGTCCGAGAATTCCCTGATGTATTCCCTGATGAGTTGCCAGGTTTGCTGCCACCGAGGGAGGTAGAGTTTTCCATAGAGTTGATGCCAGGAACCCAACCAATTTCCAAGGTACCTTACAGAATGGCCCCAAATGAACTGAAGGAATTGAAAGTAAAGCTTGAGGAGTTGATTGAGAAGGGATTCGTCCGCCTGAGTGCTTCACTGTGGGGCGCTCCGGTCTTgtttgtgaggaagaaggatGGGTCTATGAGGTTATGCGTAGACTATCGCCAGTTGAACCAAGTGACattgaagaataagtatcctcTTCCCCGAGTTGATGATTTGTTGGACCAGCTATGTGGAGCCTCAGTCTTttcgaagattgatttgaagTCGGGGTATCACCACGTAAGGGTAAGAGAAGGAGACATTCAGAAGACTACATTTCGTACTAGGTACGGCCACTAG